In the genome of Rhodoferax sp. BAB1, one region contains:
- the dnaA gene encoding chromosomal replication initiator protein DnaA, producing the protein MSEEQNNKHAASIGQEAGQGLWQACVDQLAQELPEQQFNTWIKPLTAQVAEDFSRVTLFVVNRFKLDWVRAQYSHRIAALLEKVYGQPMQLELALTLRENQVRPKESLVEADVLPAEESYAASAERNHLANRTRLNTALTFETLVEGTANRMARAAAMHVASSPGQLYNPLFIYGGVGLGKTHLMHAVGNRLLAERPNAKVLYIHAEQFVSDVVKAYQRKTFDEFKDKYHSLDLLLIDDVQFFANKDRTQEEFFNAFEALLAKKSHIVMTSDTYPKGLLDIHERLVSRFDSGLTVAIEPPELEMRVAILINKALSEGSEMPEEVAFFVAKNVRSNVRELEGALRKILAYSRFNQKEISILLAREALRDLLSIQNRQISVENIQKTVADYYKIKVADMYSKKRPASIARPRQIAMYLAKELTQKSLPEIGELFGGRDHTTVLHAVRKISGERQQLTELNQQLHVLEQTLKG; encoded by the coding sequence ATGAGTGAGGAACAAAACAACAAACACGCCGCAAGCATTGGGCAGGAAGCAGGCCAGGGATTGTGGCAGGCCTGTGTTGATCAGCTGGCCCAGGAACTGCCCGAACAGCAGTTCAATACCTGGATCAAACCCTTGACAGCCCAGGTGGCTGAAGACTTTTCCCGGGTCACTCTTTTTGTCGTCAACCGCTTCAAACTGGACTGGGTGCGTGCCCAGTACAGCCATCGCATCGCGGCCCTGCTCGAGAAGGTGTATGGCCAGCCCATGCAACTTGAGTTGGCGCTCACCCTCAGAGAAAATCAGGTCCGACCTAAAGAGTCATTGGTCGAAGCTGATGTTCTGCCGGCCGAGGAATCGTATGCGGCAAGCGCGGAACGTAACCATCTGGCGAACCGGACCCGCCTCAACACCGCCCTGACCTTTGAAACCCTGGTCGAGGGCACGGCCAACCGCATGGCGCGCGCTGCCGCCATGCATGTGGCCAGTTCCCCGGGCCAACTCTACAACCCCTTGTTCATCTATGGCGGGGTCGGCTTGGGCAAGACCCACCTGATGCATGCCGTGGGCAACCGGCTGCTGGCCGAACGTCCCAACGCCAAGGTTCTCTACATCCATGCCGAACAATTCGTTTCGGATGTGGTTAAGGCCTATCAGCGCAAGACTTTTGACGAATTCAAGGACAAATACCACTCGCTCGACCTGCTGCTGATCGACGATGTGCAGTTCTTTGCCAACAAGGACCGCACACAGGAGGAGTTCTTCAACGCCTTCGAAGCCTTGCTGGCCAAGAAATCCCATATCGTGATGACCAGCGACACCTATCCCAAGGGCCTGCTCGACATTCACGAGCGCCTCGTGTCACGCTTTGATTCCGGGTTGACTGTGGCCATCGAACCCCCCGAGCTGGAAATGCGGGTGGCCATCCTGATCAACAAGGCACTGAGTGAAGGCAGCGAGATGCCCGAGGAAGTCGCCTTCTTCGTGGCCAAGAATGTGCGCTCGAACGTGCGCGAACTCGAAGGTGCCTTGCGCAAGATCCTGGCTTATTCGCGCTTCAACCAGAAGGAAATTTCCATCCTGCTGGCCCGCGAGGCCTTGCGGGATCTGCTGTCCATCCAGAACCGGCAGATTTCCGTGGAAAACATCCAGAAAACGGTGGCTGACTACTACAAAATCAAGGTCGCCGACATGTATTCCAAGAAGCGGCCGGCCAGCATTGCACGCCCCCGACAGATTGCCATGTACCTGGCCAAGGAACTGACCCAGAAAAGCCTGCCGGAGATCGGCGAACTGTTTGGTGGTCGCGACCACACGACCGTCCTGCATGCGGTCCGCAAGATTTCCGGGGAACGCCAGCAATTGACCGAATTGAACCAGCAACTGCACGTACTCGAACAGACTCTCAAAGGATAG
- the rpmH gene encoding 50S ribosomal protein L34, giving the protein MKRTYQPSKIRRARTHGFLVRMKTRGGRAVINARRAKGRKRLAV; this is encoded by the coding sequence ATGAAACGTACTTATCAGCCTTCCAAGATCCGCCGTGCGCGCACCCATGGTTTCCTGGTCCGCATGAAAACCCGTGGCGGTCGTGCCGTGATCAACGCACGCCGCGCCAAGGGCCGCAAGCGTCTGGCCGTCTAA
- the rnpA gene encoding ribonuclease P protein component yields MQARRLKTREQFQVVLACPPFARTEHFVMHRMVLEASGTQAVSQAPFASEGPWIGAMVPKRWARRAVTRNLIKRQIYSLAEQHAPALPAHAYLVRLRSTFDRLQFTSPASDVLRDAVRGEIEQLFSKVLRPAKGAA; encoded by the coding sequence ATGCAGGCGCGGCGACTGAAAACCCGGGAACAGTTTCAGGTCGTGCTGGCGTGTCCCCCCTTTGCCCGGACGGAACACTTCGTCATGCATCGCATGGTTCTGGAGGCCTCAGGCACGCAAGCCGTGTCACAGGCCCCCTTTGCTTCTGAAGGTCCCTGGATCGGGGCGATGGTTCCCAAGCGCTGGGCGCGTCGCGCCGTGACGCGCAATCTGATCAAGCGACAAATCTACAGCCTTGCCGAGCAGCATGCACCGGCACTGCCTGCGCATGCCTACCTCGTCCGGCTGCGCAGCACTTTTGACCGCCTGCAGTTCACCAGCCCGGCATCCGATGTCCTGCGTGACGCAGTGCGTGGCGAGATCGAACAGCTCTTCAGCAAGGTCCTGCGGCCTGCCAAAGGTGCGGCATGA
- the yidD gene encoding membrane protein insertion efficiency factor YidD: MISKLLIGLVKGYRFFLSPWLGSACRFEPSCSLYAIDALRQHGALAGSYLTVGRLLRCHPWCDGGHDPVPVQKPGLFTGLLTSSSEKKSS, from the coding sequence ATGATCAGCAAACTGCTTATCGGACTGGTCAAGGGCTATCGTTTCTTTCTGAGCCCCTGGCTGGGCTCGGCCTGCCGGTTTGAGCCAAGCTGCTCGCTTTATGCCATCGATGCATTGCGCCAGCATGGTGCCCTGGCTGGCAGCTACCTGACCGTCGGCCGGCTCCTGCGCTGCCATCCCTGGTGTGATGGCGGGCATGATCCTGTGCCTGTGCAAAAACCCGGTCTCTTCACCGGCCTGCTTACTTCCTCCTCTGAAAAGAAGTCTTCATGA